A single window of Lutzomyia longipalpis isolate SR_M1_2022 chromosome 1, ASM2433408v1 DNA harbors:
- the LOC129786930 gene encoding uncharacterized protein LOC129786930, protein MPTLEESTKRNYKALRNAFFTHPSDSEKYFIISGESLKEMDIFDIQQGLQDISKDKFKTAMRLQSGDILVQTKDIHQINALKATKIFGKEKKPVSISENGVLNQSQAIIRCKELTRVKEERIIAQMGEQNVIGVQKIKRKDNGQWINTATHILTFSTPTCPAEVNVGYLTVKTEIYIPSPFRCVICQKLGHTKKRCNSKKNRPKCGICAQDSHEPDFIYPCNLPKCVNCLGAHPSHSKACPKYIEEREVNAIRVTLRIPYNLAREELKRRKGVPNPILNSYPNSVPSKSISYAQTVSKSEGTSTVSTDSLSKRNNIKFNISCATITACLRLIQV, encoded by the exons ATGCCCACACTTGAAGAATCTACAAAACGCAATTACAAGGCCCTTCGCAATGCATTCTTTACTCATCCATCGGATAGTGAAAAATACTTCATTATCAGTGGGGAAAGTCTCAAGGAGATGGATATTTTTGATATCCAACAAGGACTACAGGATATTTCAAAGGATAAATTTAAGACAGCCATGCGACTCCAAAGTGGGGATATCCTAGTACAGACGAAAGATATACACCAAATCAATGCACTCAAGGCCAccaaaatttttggaaaggaGAAGAAACCGGTTTCTATATCGGAGAACGGTGTATTGAACCAGTCCCAGGCAATCATCAGATGCAAAGAGTTGACGCGTGTTAAAGAGGAGAGAATTATTGCACAGATGGGAGAGCAAAATGTGATTGGAGTACAGAAGATTAAACGGAAAGATAATGGACAATGGATCAACACTGCAACACACATTTTGACCTTCAGCACTCCAACATGCCCTGCTGAAGTAAATGTTGGATATTTGACTGTGAAGACCGAGATCTACATTCCATCACCATTCAGATGCGTAATATGCCAGAAGCTGGGGCACACCAAGAAGAGATGCAACTCAAAGAAGAATCGTCCGAAGTGTGGAATTTGTGCTCAAGATTCACATGAGCCGGATTTCATCTACCCATGCAACCTGCCCAAATGTGTGAATTGTCTTGGTGCCCACCCAAGCCACAGCAAAGCGTGCCCAAAATACATCGAGGAGAGGGAAGTTAATGCAATCCGCGTCACCCTAAGGATCCCATACAATTTGGCGAGAGAGGAGTTGAAGAGGAGGAAGGGAGTTCCCAACCCCATCCTAAATTCCTATCCTAATTCCGTTCCTTCTAAATCCATCTCTTATGCTCAAACAGTATCAAAATCTGAAGGTACAAGCACCGTTAGCACCGATTCATTAAGTAAA CGGAATAACATCAAGTTTAACATTAGTTGCGCTACCATCACGGCGTGTTTGAGACTCATTCAAGTGTAA